A genomic window from Shewanella vesiculosa includes:
- the lpxC gene encoding UDP-3-O-acyl-N-acetylglucosamine deacetylase: MIFQRTVQKMVKSTGVGLHSGNKVTLCIKPAPVNSGIVLKRTDLSPAVSIPAKADMVRETTMCTALVNDAGIRISTIEHLFAALAGLGIDNAIIEVDAPEIPIMDGSASPFVFLLQSAGIKEQAAAKKYIKITKPIRVEDGDKWAELKPFKGFRVDFKIDFAHPEIARSQQHMVMDFSTSAFVKDISRARTFGFMRDIEYLRANNLALGGSMENAVVLDEYRVLNPDGLRYEDEFVKHKILDAFGDLYVAGHAIVGEFSAYKTGHALNNQLVRALLAQQEAWELVSFDKEADVPVSFMVPGALAHV; encoded by the coding sequence ATGATTTTTCAAAGAACTGTTCAAAAGATGGTGAAGAGCACTGGTGTCGGATTACATTCTGGCAACAAGGTGACTCTGTGCATTAAGCCCGCACCAGTGAATTCAGGGATTGTACTCAAGCGTACCGATCTTAGCCCTGCTGTGTCTATTCCAGCCAAGGCAGATATGGTTCGTGAAACCACAATGTGTACTGCCCTTGTCAATGATGCTGGTATTCGAATATCAACTATTGAGCATTTGTTTGCAGCACTTGCTGGCTTAGGCATCGATAATGCTATTATCGAAGTCGATGCACCAGAAATCCCGATTATGGATGGCAGTGCAAGCCCTTTTGTGTTCTTACTGCAAAGCGCAGGTATTAAAGAACAAGCTGCAGCGAAAAAATATATAAAAATCACTAAGCCTATTCGTGTTGAAGATGGTGATAAATGGGCCGAGTTAAAACCTTTTAAAGGCTTTAGAGTTGATTTTAAAATTGACTTTGCTCACCCTGAAATTGCCCGCAGTCAACAACACATGGTGATGGATTTTTCGACATCAGCGTTTGTAAAAGACATTAGTCGTGCCAGAACATTTGGTTTTATGCGGGATATTGAATACCTACGTGCAAATAATCTTGCATTAGGTGGCAGCATGGAAAATGCCGTTGTACTTGACGAATATCGTGTATTAAACCCTGATGGTCTGCGTTATGAAGACGAATTCGTTAAGCATAAAATTCTCGATGCATTTGGTGACTTATATGTTGCTGGTCATGCAATTGTCGGTGAATTTTCGGCTTACAAAACGGGGCATGCGTTAAACAACCAACTTGTGCGTGCATTACTTGCTCAGCAAGAAGCATGGGAGTTAGTCAGCTTTGACAAAGAGGCTGATGTGCCTGTCAGCTTCATGGTTCCAGGTGCGTTGGCGCACGTTTAA
- a CDS encoding DUF721 domain-containing protein translates to MKKPPQDLSNLVHLSGRLPELAEKAELLNNLNRYVKQTLSGPVAEQLKVANLRQGVLVIETTSAAWAARINFQKQKLLKQLQTDTLPMLTAIEVKVNPGLALAKPQSQTNQNVISTTAAQHIEALAEHVDGSLGEKLKRLAALASRNRQS, encoded by the coding sequence ATGAAAAAGCCCCCTCAAGATCTCAGCAATTTAGTCCATTTGTCTGGGAGACTGCCTGAACTGGCCGAGAAAGCAGAACTACTTAATAATCTGAATCGTTATGTAAAACAGACATTAAGTGGCCCTGTGGCTGAGCAGCTAAAAGTCGCTAATCTCCGCCAGGGTGTTCTTGTTATTGAAACGACATCTGCAGCATGGGCTGCTAGAATAAACTTTCAAAAGCAGAAGCTATTAAAACAGCTTCAAACTGACACACTTCCGATGCTTACTGCTATTGAGGTGAAAGTCAATCCTGGGCTTGCCTTAGCAAAACCACAATCTCAAACTAATCAAAATGTGATCAGCACCACTGCAGCACAGCATATTGAAGCATTAGCAGAACATGTCGATGGTTCTCTAGGTGAAAAACTAAAACGGCTGGCTGCATTAGCCAGCCGTAATAGGCAATCTTAA
- a CDS encoding M23 family metallopeptidase, with translation MSVTVFIQGRNGVTRWQPSKRWLLLPIILMATGTGIYQYSTERFANQQAKVDENKQLRQQQKQQVVELKTATETQLASLVTHVAKLQAKITRLEALGQQVAQNNLLDDQFDFSTEVGIGGLSEIGNGVELSQLIDEMNKLASRIDNNNVQLSLLETVASNLHIDEERYISGRPIDKGWLSSPYGLRNDPFSGRRTMHKGIDFAGKEGADVTATAAGVVTWSGRMLGYGELVEIDHGNGLRTRYGHNKSLSVNVGDVVAKGDKIASMGSTGRSTGPHVHYEVLRGKQQIDPQKYVYRKAS, from the coding sequence ATGAGTGTAACAGTTTTTATCCAAGGTCGAAATGGTGTAACGCGCTGGCAACCAAGTAAGCGTTGGTTACTCCTACCTATTATTCTAATGGCCACCGGCACAGGAATATATCAATACAGCACTGAGCGTTTTGCTAACCAACAAGCGAAAGTTGATGAAAATAAGCAACTACGCCAACAGCAAAAGCAACAAGTGGTAGAACTCAAAACTGCAACTGAAACCCAGCTAGCATCTTTAGTCACTCACGTGGCAAAATTGCAGGCCAAAATCACCCGACTTGAAGCCCTTGGGCAGCAAGTAGCGCAAAATAACCTCCTTGATGACCAATTTGATTTCTCTACAGAAGTCGGTATCGGCGGATTGAGCGAAATCGGCAATGGTGTCGAATTAAGTCAGCTTATCGATGAAATGAATAAGCTGGCATCTAGAATTGATAATAATAACGTTCAGCTATCCCTACTTGAAACAGTAGCATCTAATCTCCATATAGATGAAGAGCGTTATATATCAGGGCGGCCAATCGATAAAGGTTGGTTATCTTCGCCCTATGGTTTACGAAATGACCCTTTTAGTGGCCGACGAACAATGCATAAAGGCATTGATTTTGCCGGCAAAGAAGGGGCGGATGTTACGGCTACTGCTGCAGGCGTTGTAACATGGTCAGGAAGAATGCTTGGATATGGTGAGTTAGTCGAAATAGATCATGGTAATGGTCTTCGCACTCGCTATGGACATAATAAATCTCTGTCAGTAAACGTAGGTGACGTGGTTGCCAAAGGCGATAAAATTGCCAGTATGGGAAGCACAGGCCGTTCAACCGGCCCCCATGTGCATTACGAAGTGCTGCGTGGTAAACAACAAATAGATCCACAGAAATACGTTTACCGCAAAGCAAGTTAA
- the secA gene encoding preprotein translocase subunit SecA: MLGKLLTKVFGSRNDRTLKSLGKIVVQINALEADYEKLSDEELKAKTAEFRARLENGETLDDIMAEAFAVVREASKRVFDMRHFDVQLLGGMVLDSNRIAEMRTGEGKTLTATLPAYLNGITGKGVHVITVNDYLATRDAENNRPLFEFLGLSVGINIAGLGSFEKKEAYNADITYGTNNEFGFDYLRDNMAFSPQERVQRPLHYALIDEVDSILIDEARTPLIISGAAEDSSELYAKINLLIPSLIAQDKEDTEDYVGEGDYSIDEKGKQVHLTERGQEKVELLLIEKGMLAEGDSLYSATNISLLHHVHAALRAHTLFEKDVDYIVQDDEVIIVDEHTGRTMPGRRWSEGLHQAVEAKEGAKIQNENQTLASITFQNYFRQYEKLAGMTGTADTEAFEFQHIYGLDTVVVPTNRPMVRNDMADLVYLTAPEKYAAIIKDIESCRERGQPVLVGTVSIEQSELLNTLLKKAKIPHSVLNAKFHEKEAEIVAQAGSLGAVTIATNMAGRGTDIVLGGNWNMEIEALDNPTAEQKAKIKADWKIRHDEVVAAGGLHILGTERHESRRIDNQLRGRAGRQGDAGSSRFYLSMEDSLMRIFASDRVSGMMKKLGMEEGEAIEHPWVSRAIENAQRKVEARNFDIRKQLLEYDDVANDQRQVVYAQRNELMDAESIQDTIQNIEQDVISGIVDQYIPPQSLEELWDVPGLEQRLGNEFGLKLTIQKWLDEDDNLHEETLRERILSSWSDLYKAKEEMVGAQVLRQFEKAVMLQTLDGLWKEHLAAMDHLRQGIHLRGYAQKNPKQEYKRESFELFQQLLETLKNDVISVLSKVQVQAQSDVDEMEQRRRDEEAKIKLAYQHASAEALSDTAEQQVEAPRTVIREGEKIGRNDPCPCGSGQKYKQCHGKLS, encoded by the coding sequence ATGTTAGGCAAACTACTGACAAAAGTATTCGGAAGTCGCAACGACCGCACCCTGAAAAGTCTTGGAAAAATTGTTGTTCAAATTAATGCATTAGAAGCAGATTACGAAAAGCTTTCTGATGAAGAACTGAAAGCGAAAACGGCAGAGTTCCGTGCACGTTTAGAAAATGGCGAAACGTTAGATGACATCATGGCAGAAGCATTTGCTGTTGTTCGTGAAGCATCAAAGCGTGTGTTTGATATGCGCCATTTTGACGTGCAGTTACTTGGCGGCATGGTACTCGACAGTAATCGCATTGCTGAAATGCGAACCGGTGAAGGTAAAACACTTACGGCAACTTTGCCTGCTTACCTTAATGGCATAACGGGCAAAGGTGTTCACGTTATTACCGTGAACGATTACTTGGCAACCCGTGATGCTGAGAATAACCGTCCACTGTTTGAGTTTTTAGGATTAAGCGTCGGTATAAACATCGCGGGTTTAGGTTCATTCGAAAAGAAAGAAGCTTACAACGCAGATATTACCTACGGTACCAATAATGAATTCGGTTTCGACTATCTTCGCGACAACATGGCATTTTCGCCACAAGAGCGTGTTCAGCGACCATTGCACTATGCCCTTATTGATGAAGTCGATTCAATTTTAATTGATGAAGCGCGTACACCATTGATTATTTCCGGTGCCGCAGAAGACAGCTCTGAACTTTACGCTAAAATTAATTTATTGATCCCAAGTCTCATTGCTCAAGATAAAGAAGACACCGAAGATTATGTTGGCGAAGGTGACTACAGTATTGATGAAAAAGGCAAACAGGTTCATTTAACTGAACGTGGTCAAGAGAAAGTTGAACTGCTTTTAATTGAAAAAGGTATGTTAGCCGAAGGCGACTCGCTTTACTCTGCGACGAATATTTCGCTATTGCATCATGTTCATGCAGCACTTCGTGCACATACCTTGTTTGAAAAAGATGTCGATTATATTGTTCAAGATGATGAAGTCATCATTGTCGACGAACATACAGGCCGTACTATGCCTGGACGTCGCTGGTCTGAAGGCTTACATCAAGCAGTGGAAGCTAAAGAAGGCGCTAAAATCCAGAATGAAAACCAAACTCTGGCTTCTATCACTTTCCAAAACTATTTCAGACAGTATGAAAAACTTGCCGGTATGACCGGTACCGCTGACACTGAAGCATTTGAATTTCAGCATATCTATGGCTTAGATACGGTTGTTGTTCCGACAAACCGTCCAATGGTTCGTAATGATATGGCCGATTTGGTCTATCTTACTGCGCCAGAGAAATATGCCGCCATTATTAAAGATATCGAAAGTTGCCGCGAACGTGGTCAACCAGTATTGGTGGGTACGGTATCTATTGAGCAATCAGAACTGCTTAATACGTTATTGAAAAAAGCCAAAATCCCTCATAGCGTGCTCAATGCTAAATTCCATGAAAAAGAAGCTGAGATCGTTGCTCAAGCGGGTAGTTTAGGTGCAGTAACAATTGCAACTAACATGGCTGGTCGTGGTACAGATATCGTATTAGGCGGTAACTGGAACATGGAAATTGAAGCACTAGATAATCCTACCGCAGAACAGAAAGCCAAGATTAAAGCCGATTGGAAGATTCGTCATGATGAAGTGGTTGCTGCAGGTGGTTTACACATCCTAGGGACAGAACGTCACGAATCTCGTCGTATCGATAATCAGTTACGAGGTCGTGCTGGTCGTCAAGGTGATGCGGGTTCTTCACGTTTCTATTTGTCGATGGAAGATAGCTTGATGCGTATATTCGCATCTGACCGTGTATCAGGCATGATGAAGAAGCTTGGCATGGAAGAAGGTGAAGCAATCGAACATCCATGGGTATCACGTGCTATTGAAAATGCGCAGCGTAAAGTAGAAGCGCGTAACTTTGATATTCGTAAGCAGCTACTTGAATATGATGATGTGGCTAATGATCAACGTCAAGTTGTCTATGCACAACGTAATGAGTTAATGGATGCTGAGAGTATCCAAGACACAATTCAGAATATTGAACAAGATGTGATCAGCGGAATTGTCGATCAATATATTCCACCGCAATCACTTGAAGAACTGTGGGATGTACCAGGACTTGAACAACGCCTTGGTAACGAGTTTGGTCTAAAGCTAACGATTCAAAAATGGTTAGATGAAGATGACAATCTGCATGAAGAGACGCTACGCGAACGGATCTTATCTTCATGGAGTGATTTATATAAAGCTAAAGAAGAAATGGTCGGTGCACAAGTATTACGTCAATTTGAAAAAGCGGTAATGCTACAAACGCTAGATGGCCTTTGGAAAGAACACTTAGCGGCTATGGATCATTTGCGCCAAGGTATTCATTTACGTGGCTATGCACAAAAAAATCCAAAGCAAGAATATAAGCGTGAATCGTTTGAGTTATTTCAACAACTGCTTGAAACACTAAAAAATGACGTGATAAGTGTATTGTCTAAAGTACAAGTCCAAGCACAATCAGATGTTGATGAAATGGAGCAACGTCGCCGTGATGAAGAAGCAAAGATTAAACTGGCTTATCAACACGCATCAGCAGAAGCATTAAGTGATACTGCAGAGCAGCAAGTCGAGGCTCCTAGAACAGTGATCCGTGAAGGCGAGAAAATAGGCCGTAACGATCCATGCCCATGTGGTTCAGGACAAAAGTACAAACAATGTCACGGTAAACTCAGTTAA